From a region of the Sander lucioperca isolate FBNREF2018 chromosome 8, SLUC_FBN_1.2, whole genome shotgun sequence genome:
- the LOC116051410 gene encoding gamma-crystallin M1-like isoform X3: MTNTNMNMRGKIIFYEERNFQGRHYECMSDCSDMSSYMSRCQSCRVESGCFMVYERPNYMGMQFFMRRGEYHDMQRMMSMGMMFDSIRSCRMIPYHRGQFRMKIYERDNFGGQSYELMDDCDNIMDRYRMNDCQSCHVFDGHWLMYEQPNYRGRMMYMRPGEYRSFRDMGMSGMRWMSMRRIMDSCY, from the exons ATCATCTTCTACGAGGAGAGGAACTTCCAGGGTCGCCACTATGAGTGCATGAGCGACTGCTCTGACATGTCCTCCTACATGAGCAGGTGCCAGTCCTGCAGGGTGGAGAGTGGCTGCTTCATGGTCTACGAGCGTCCCAACTACATGGGTATGCAGTTCTTCATGAGGAGGGGCGAGTACCATGACATGCAGCGCATGATGAGCATGGGAATGATGTTCGACTCCATTAGATCCTGCAGAATGATCCCTTAT CACAGAGGTCAGTTCAGGATGAAGATCTATGAGAGGGATAACTTCGGTGGTCAGAGTTATGAGCTGATGGACGACTGTGACAACATCATGGACCGTTACCGTATGAATGACTGCCAGTCCTGCCATGTGTTCGACGGCCACTGGCTGATGTACGAGCAGCCCAACTACAGAGGCAGGATGATGTACATGAGGCCCGGAGAGTACAGGAGCTTCAGGGACATGGGCATGAGTGGCATGAGGTGGATGAGCATGAGGCGCATCATGGACTCCTGCTACTAA
- the LOC116051410 gene encoding gamma-crystallin M1-like isoform X1, with translation MTNTDMNMRGKIIFYEERNFQGRHYECMSDCSDMSSYMSRCQSCRVESGCFMVYERPNYMGMQFFMRRGEYHDMQRMMSMGMMFDSIRSCRMIPYHRGQFRMKIYERDNFGGQSYELMDDCDNIMDRYRMNDCQSCHVFDGHWLMYEQPNYRGRMMYMRPGEYRSFRDMGMSGMRWMSMRRIMDSCY, from the exons ATGACCAACACCGACATGAACATGAGGGGCAAG ATCATCTTCTACGAGGAGAGGAACTTCCAGGGTCGCCACTATGAGTGCATGAGCGACTGCTCTGACATGTCCTCCTACATGAGCAGGTGCCAGTCCTGCAGGGTGGAGAGTGGCTGCTTCATGGTCTACGAGCGTCCCAACTACATGGGTATGCAGTTCTTCATGAGGAGGGGCGAGTACCATGACATGCAGCGCATGATGAGCATGGGAATGATGTTCGACTCCATTAGATCCTGCAGAATGATCCCTTAT CACAGAGGTCAGTTCAGGATGAAGATCTATGAGAGGGATAACTTCGGTGGTCAGAGTTATGAGCTGATGGACGACTGTGACAACATCATGGACCGTTACCGTATGAATGACTGCCAGTCCTGCCATGTGTTCGACGGCCACTGGCTGATGTACGAGCAGCCCAACTACAGAGGCAGGATGATGTACATGAGGCCCGGAGAGTACAGGAGCTTCAGGGACATGGGCATGAGTGGCATGAGGTGGATGAGCATGAGGCGCATCATGGACTCCTGCTACTAA
- the LOC116051410 gene encoding gamma-crystallin M1-like isoform X11 codes for MGKIIFYEERNFQGRHYECMSDCSDMSSYMSRCQSCRVESGCFMVYERPNYMGMQFFMRRGEYHDMQRMMSMGMMFDSIRSCRMIPYHRGQFRMKIYERDNFGGQSYELMDDCDNIMDRYRMNDCQSCHVFDGHWLMYEQPNYRGRMMYMRPGEYRSFRDMGMSGMRWMSMRRIMDSCY; via the exons ATCATCTTCTACGAGGAGAGGAACTTCCAGGGTCGCCACTATGAGTGCATGAGCGACTGCTCTGACATGTCCTCCTACATGAGCAGGTGCCAGTCCTGCAGGGTGGAGAGTGGCTGCTTCATGGTCTACGAGCGTCCCAACTACATGGGTATGCAGTTCTTCATGAGGAGGGGCGAGTACCATGACATGCAGCGCATGATGAGCATGGGAATGATGTTCGACTCCATTAGATCCTGCAGAATGATCCCTTAT CACAGAGGTCAGTTCAGGATGAAGATCTATGAGAGGGATAACTTCGGTGGTCAGAGTTATGAGCTGATGGACGACTGTGACAACATCATGGACCGTTACCGTATGAATGACTGCCAGTCCTGCCATGTGTTCGACGGCCACTGGCTGATGTACGAGCAGCCCAACTACAGAGGCAGGATGATGTACATGAGGCCCGGAGAGTACAGGAGCTTCAGGGACATGGGCATGAGTGGCATGAGGTGGATGAGCATGAGGCGCATCATGGACTCCTGCTACTAA
- the LOC116051410 gene encoding gamma-crystallin M1-like isoform X2: MTNTSMNMRGKIIFYEERNFQGRHYECMSDCSDMSSYMSRCQSCRVESGCFMVYERPNYMGMQFFMRRGEYHDMQRMMSMGMMFDSIRSCRMIPYHRGQFRMKIYERDNFGGQSYELMDDCDNIMDRYRMNDCQSCHVFDGHWLMYEQPNYRGRMMYMRPGEYRSFRDMGMSGMRWMSMRRIMDSCY, from the exons ATCATCTTCTACGAGGAGAGGAACTTCCAGGGTCGCCACTATGAGTGCATGAGCGACTGCTCTGACATGTCCTCCTACATGAGCAGGTGCCAGTCCTGCAGGGTGGAGAGTGGCTGCTTCATGGTCTACGAGCGTCCCAACTACATGGGTATGCAGTTCTTCATGAGGAGGGGCGAGTACCATGACATGCAGCGCATGATGAGCATGGGAATGATGTTCGACTCCATTAGATCCTGCAGAATGATCCCTTAT CACAGAGGTCAGTTCAGGATGAAGATCTATGAGAGGGATAACTTCGGTGGTCAGAGTTATGAGCTGATGGACGACTGTGACAACATCATGGACCGTTACCGTATGAATGACTGCCAGTCCTGCCATGTGTTCGACGGCCACTGGCTGATGTACGAGCAGCCCAACTACAGAGGCAGGATGATGTACATGAGGCCCGGAGAGTACAGGAGCTTCAGGGACATGGGCATGAGTGGCATGAGGTGGATGAGCATGAGGCGCATCATGGACTCCTGCTACTAA